A part of Neovison vison isolate M4711 chromosome 6, ASM_NN_V1, whole genome shotgun sequence genomic DNA contains:
- the CHDH gene encoding choline dehydrogenase, mitochondrial, whose product MWRVPRGWRVGRLGPWGAEGQKRPPSVRALASVGSRSGDEYSHVVVGAGSAGCVLARRLTEDPDKRVLLLEAGPKDVLAGSKRLLWKIHMPAALVANLCDDRYNWCYHTEPQTGLDGRVLYWPRGRVWGGSSSLNAMVYIRGHAEDYNRWQREGAAGWDYAHCLPYFRKAQSHELGAGTYRGGQGPLHVSRGKTNHPLHHAFLEAAQQAGYPLTEDMNGFQQEGFGWMDMTIHQGKRWSAACAYLHPALGRPNLTAEVQTLVHRVLFEGTRAVGVEYVKNGQSHRVYAGAEVILSGGAINSPQLLMLSGVGNADDLRKLGIPVVCHLPGVGQNLQDHLEVYIQQACTRPITLHSAQKPLRKVRIGLEWLWKFTGDGATAHLETGGFIRSRPGVPHPDIQFHFLPSQVIDHGRVPTQQEAYQVHVGTMRGTSVGWLKLRSANPQDHPVIQPNYLTTETDINDFRQCVKLTREIFAQKALAPFRGKELQPGSNVQSDEEIDAFVRAKADSAYHPSCTCKMGQPSDPMAVVDPQTRVLGVQNLRVVDASIMPSVVSGNLNAPTIMIAEKAADIIRGQPALQDKDVPVYKPGTLATQR is encoded by the exons ATGTGGCGTGTCCCGCGAGGCTGGAGGGTAGGGCGCCTGGGACCCTGGGGAGCCGAGGGGCAGAAGCGGCCCCCCAGCGTCCGCGCGCTGGCCAGCGTGGGCTCCCGGAGCGGGGACGAATACAGTCACGTGGTGGTGGGTGCGGGCTCCGCGGGCTGCGTGCTGGCTCGGCGGCTCACCGAGGACCCCGACAAGCGCGTGCTGCTGCTGGAGGCTGGGCCCAAGGACGTGCTGGCAGGGAGCAAGAGGCTCTTGTGGAAGATCCACATGCCCGCGGCCCTCGTGGCCAACCTGTGCGATGACAGGTACAACTGGTGCTACCACACGGAGCCGCAGACGGGCCTCGACGGCCGGGTGCTGTACTGGCCGCGCGGCCGGGTCTGGGGGGGCTCGTCGTCGCTCAACGCCATGGTCTACATCCGCGGCCATGCCGAAGACTACAACCGCTGGCAGCGGGAAGGCGCCGCAGGCTGGGACTACGCGCACTGCCTGCCTTACTTCCGCAAGGCGCAGAGCCACGAGCTGGGCGCGGGCACGTACCGCGGCGGCCAGGGCCCCCTGCACGTGTCCCGGGGCAAGACCAACCACCCGCTGCACCACGCCTTCCTGGAGGCGGCGCAGCAGGCCGGCTACCCGCTCACCGAGGACATGAACGGCTTCCAGCAAGAAGGCTTCGGGTGGATGGACATGACCATCCACCAAG GCAAGCGCTGGAGCGCCGCGTGCGCGTACCTGCACCCGGCACTGGGCCGCCCCAACCTCACGGCGGAGGTGCAGACGCTCGTGCACCGGGTGCTGTTCGAGGGTACCCGCGCCGTGGGTGTGGAGTACGTCAAGAACGGCCAGAGCCACAGG GTTTACGCCGGCGCGGAGGTGATTCTGAGCGGGGGTGCCATCAACTCTCCACAGCTGCTCATGCTCTCCGGCGTCGGCAACGCGGATGACCTCCGCAAGCTGGGCATCCCGGTGGTGTGCCACCTGCCCG GGGTGGGCCAGAACCTGCAAGACCACCTGGAGGTGTACATCCAGCAGGCCTGCACCCGCCCCATCACCCTGCACTCGGCGCAGAAGCCCTTGAGGAAGGTCCGGATTGGTCTGGAGTGGCTCTGGAAGTTCACAG GGGATGGGGCCACGGCGCACCTGGAAACAGGTGGATTCATCCGGAGCCGGCCTGGGGTCCCTCACCCGGACATCCAGTTCCATTTCCTGCCGTCCCAAGTGATAGACCATGGCCGGGTCCCCACCCAGCAGGAGGCTTACCAG GTGCACGTGGGGACCATGCGGGGCACGAGTGTGGGATGGCTTAAACTGAGAAGTGCCAACCCCCAGGACCACCCTGTGATTCAGCCCAACTACTTGACAACAG AAACCGACATTAACGACTTCCGACAGTGTGTGAAGCTGACCAGAGAAATTTTTGCCCAGAAAGCCCTGGCGCCGTTCCGGGGGAAGGAGCTCCAGCCGGGAAGCAACGTGCAGTCAGATGAGGAGATCGATGCCTTCGTGAGGGCGAAGGCCGACAGCGCCTACCACCCCTCCTGCACCTGCAAGATGGGCCAGCCCTCTGATCCCATGGCCGTGGTGGATCCACAGACCAGGGTGCTTGGGGTGCAGAACCTCAGGGTGGTCGACGCTTCCATCATGCCCAGCGTGGTCAGCGGCAACCTGAACGCCCCCACCATCATGATCGCAGAGAAAGCAGCAGACATCATCAGGGGGCAGCCTGCACTCCAGGACAAGGACGTCCCTGTCTACAAGCCTGGGACCCTGGCCACCCAGCGCTGA